In Oryza sativa Japonica Group chromosome 3, ASM3414082v1, one DNA window encodes the following:
- the LOC136355572 gene encoding uncharacterized protein — MRLPHLGPTTTLPPYSTVGPSKAWLLQFTADLLHPDADDYSVRRSLEAYLLWLFGWVMFTSTHGHAVDFRLVHYARSIADAQPQDVPQWSWGSAVLAATYRALCEACTKTDAGAIIAGCPMLLQLWAAERFAIGRPVVDSAPYGVGRSAQWPEDGPTMGTYWCRRGRRYAHVQVRRGYPDFVFEFDRLQPSDVIWEPYTEEAVAARAPLGLSSLCTRDQAYWLTILPMVFDIFVEPHWPQRVMRQFGLRQVFPGNVQPTVPPADHSLTRRGQLAGALWAPRVQQYVDDWVLATEEVINELFPHTEENYRDYLRWYLPRTRARVTFTPDAPEPHVAAVTDAYPTHRDRDYFVAADAARDISADITAVQVRLNRGLHLTDVEQRSTFDRMQEKMRAVMRVFSCRSAVDVVPPAGPVHPRPRGPTVGAGPRLSSSAPSFGAVRPTAPVSHGPRMPSSAFAGTTGASASSAGAFATSSGAFASSSSHGASIPRPHGFAAGIFGTGASSSHAGRTGPTSQFYDDDLHGADHQDVLGSSQLGGAPEAHTQEQPEVTPVQAGRVGRAVPPDRLTYSQGHIRAQGRRDRGKRPRQ; from the exons gcttggttgctccagttcact gcggaccttctgcaccctgacgctgatgattactcggtccgacgctcccttgaggcgtacctgttgtggttgttcgggtgggtgatgttcactagcacccacgggcacgctgtggacttccggctggtccactacgcacggtccatcgcggatgctcagccacaggacgtgccgcagtggagctggggttctgccgtgctagcagccacgtaccgtgccctctgtgaggcgtgcacgaagactgacgcgggagcgatcatcgctggctgtcctatgttgcttcagctttgggcagccgagaggtttgccatagggcgaccagtggtggacagcgcaccctacggggttggtcgcagcgcgcagtggccagaggacggtcccacgatggggacttactggtgtcgacgtggg cgtcgttacgctcacgtccaggtgagacgtggttacccggacttcgtgttcgagtttgaccgtctccagccgagcgacgtcatctgggagccgtacacagaagaggccgtcgctgcgagagcaccgctaggactttcgtccttgtgcacacgcgaccaggcttactggctcaccatcctgccgatggtgttcgacattttcgttgagcctcactggccgcagcgtgtgatgagacagttcggacttaggcaggtgtttcccggcaacgtgcagccgaccgtcccccctgccgaccactc gttgactcgacggggacagctagcaggcgcactttgggctccacgtgtacagcagtacgttgacgactgggtgttagctacagaggaggtgatcaacgagctcttcccacacacggaggagaactaccgtgactaccttcgctggtaccttcctcgcactcgtgcgcgtgtgaccttcactccagacgccccagagccgcacgttgccgctgtcacggacgcgtatcccacgcaccgtgaccgagactacttcgtggcg gctgatgcggcacgggatatcagtgccgatatcaccgcagtccaggtgaggttgaacagaggtttgcacttgactgacgttgagcagaggtcgaccttcgaccggatgcaggagaagatgcgtgcggtcatgcgcgtcttctcctgtcgcagcgccgtggacgtcgtacctccagctggtccggtacacccacggcctcgcggtcctaccgtcggagcaggacctcgtttgtcttcgagcgcccctagcttcggagcagtgcgacctacagcaccggtttcgcacg gacctcgtatgccttcgagcgcgttcgcaggcacgaccggcgcttccgcgagctccgcaggggcgttcgccacctcttcaggcgcgttcgccagctcttcctctcacggagcgtcgatccctcgcccacacg gatttgcagccgggatcttcggtactggggcctcttcgtctcacgccggtaggactggtcctactagccagttctacgacgacgacttgcacggtgcagaccaccaggacgtactaggctcctctcagcttggaggagctccagaggcgcacactcaggagcagccagaggtcacacctgtacaggcaggacgggttggccgtgccgtacccccggaccgactcacgtactcccaggggcacattagggcgcagggtaggagggacaggggtaagaggcctcgtcagtag